One Vanacampus margaritifer isolate UIUO_Vmar chromosome 20, RoL_Vmar_1.0, whole genome shotgun sequence DNA window includes the following coding sequences:
- the mtrr gene encoding methionine synthase reductase isoform X2, with protein sequence MPIEVKPRIVVLYGSQKGQAQSIAEGIAEEAEGNGLLAELSCLDQNDKYNLEKEKSPVVFIVSTTGDGEPPDNALQFVKHIKKKTHSSDHYKHLHYALLALGDTNYENFCNCGKTIECRLQELGAQRFYATGYADDGTGLEVVVDPWLEGLWKAVKAALTKMSSDRNFKEDSEKTISDLSIPDVQLNLLSLTKHQSPDLDPKCSSTGSQVTSPSVEGVSLTTPPAETQNTDPAISNAPSLSQSVPLLSDLSLNVPSLPPPFLDVSLQEVDTVDEIFGPLNSKTLNEVPISRAVCLTTGESVKTAILIELDITAYPMLTYQPGDSFDVFCPNRASEVKLLLRRLGLEDQENRHVQVSLCKNTKKKGAQVPSYIPQNISLLYLLTWCLEIRSVPKKAFLRALVEHTADSVQRRRLQELCSKQGTTDYNQFVRESSLSILELLDAFPSCLPPLSLLIEHLPKLQPRPYSAASCRLQHPGKLNFVLSVVEFPACSGRPVERRGLCTGWLFDRVTPLLVLPEEAESQCHVVTPRIHVSLRPNCSFRHPPDTSVPLIMVGPGTGVAPFIGFLQQRWVV encoded by the exons ATGCCCATTGAAGTCAAGCCCCGGATTGTGGTTCTCTATGGATCTCAAAAAGGTCAAGCCCAGTCCATAGCAGAGGGGATAGCTGAAGAGGCTGAGGGGAATGGACTACTTGCTGAGCTCAGCTGCTTGGACCAGAACGATAAG TATAATTTGGAGAAGGAGAAGTCCCCAGTGGTCTTTATTGTGTCAACTACTGGAGATGGGGAACCACCAGACAATGCCCTGCAATTTGTCAAGCACATCAAGAAGAAGACCCACTCCTCGGATCACTATAAACACCTTCACTATGCACTTTTAG CTTTAGGAGACACCAATTATGAAAACTTTTGCAACTGCGGCAAGACAATTGAATGCCGTTTACAGGAACTTGGAGCCCAAAGATTCTATGCAACAGGATATGCAGATGACGGTACAGG GTTGGAGGTGGTTGTGGACCCCTGGCTTGAAGGACTGTGGAAAGCCGTCAAAGCAGcgttaacaaaaatgtcttcTGATCGGAATTTTAAAGAGGATTCAGAGAAAACGATTTCAGATTTATCAATACCAGATGTCCAACTAAACCTGCTAAGCCTCACTAAGCACCAGTCTCCTGATTTGGACCCCAAATGCTCATCTACGGGTTCACAGGTGACATCCCCGTCTGTTGAAGGTGTCAGTTTAACCACACCACCAGCAGAGACACAAAACACGGATCCTGCAATATCTAATGCACCTTCACTATCACAATCAGTGCCTCTGCTGTCTGACTTGTCTTTAAATGTTCCTAGTCTACCGCCACCTTTTCTAGATGTGTCTCTTCAGGAAGTAGACACTGTAGATGAG atttttgggcctTTAAACAGTAAAACCCTCAACGAGGTTCCTATATCCCGTGCAGTTTGTTTAACGACAGGCGAGTCAGTCAAGACAGCCATCCTTATTGAGCTGGACATCACT GCTTACCCAATGTTGACCTATCAACCTGGGGATTCTTTTGATGTTTTCTGCCCAAATAGAGCCTCTGAGGTCAAACTATTGCTTCGAAGGTTGGGTCTTGAGGATCAGGAGAATCGTCATGTGCAAGTTTCTTTATGTAAAAACACCAAGAAAAAAG GTGCTCAGGTACCCTCCTATATCCCTCAGAACATTTCTTTGCTGTACCTGCTCACATGGTGTCTGGAGATTAGAAGCGTTCCTAAGAAG GCCTTCTTGCGAGCACTGGTTGAGCATACGGCAGACAGCGTGCAGAGGAGGAGATTGCAGGAGCTTTGCAGCAAACAAGGCACCACTGACTACAACCAGTTTGTGAGAGAGTCCAGCCTCAGTATTTTGGAGCTTCTCGATGCCTTCCCATCCTGCCTGCCTCCCCTCAGCCTCTTAATAG agcaTCTCCCCAAGTTGCAGCCAAGACCTTATTCAGCTGCCAG CTGCCGCCTTCAGCACCCAGGCAAGCTTAATTTTGTCCTGAGCGTGGTCGAGTTCCCAGCATGTTCAGGTCGTCCTGTGGAGAGGCGGGGCTTGTGTACTGGTTGGCTGTTTGACCGCGTCACGCCTCTCCTGGTTCTCCCGGAGGAGGCTGAATCGCAGTGTCACGTTGTCACGCCGCGG ATCCATGTGAGTTTGAGACCCAACTGCTCCTTTCGACATCCACCTGACACATCAGTGCCTCTCATAATGGTTGGACCCGGCACAGGTGTCGCACCCTTCATTGGCTTCCTCCAGCAAAG G
- the cmbl gene encoding carboxymethylenebutenolidase homolog, whose translation MANEARPCPCDIGDRMEYGGLGQEVQIEHFKAYLVKPPATSDKAIIVIQDIFGWQLPNTRYMADMLAANGYLAVCPDFFLGKEPWSPSHDWSTFTEWLENKKPTNINKEVNPLLRFLKEQCGIKHIGVVGFCWGGTATHYLALHNPEVKAGVSFYGIIREGDDRYELKSPTLFIFGEKDNIIPLDQVRGLEAKLKEKCTMDYQVKIFPGQNHGFAHRKREDISPADEPRIQEARADMINWLNKYI comes from the exons ATGGCGAACGAGGCGAGACCATGCCCCTGTGATATTGGCGATCGAATGGAGTATGGCGGTCTTGGCCAGGAGGTCCAGATCGAGCACTTCAAAGCATATTTAGTGAAGCCACCAGCAACATCTGACAAGGCCATCATTGTCATCCAAGACATTTTCGGATGGCAGCTTCCAAACACCAGATACATGGCTGATATGCTTGCTGCCAATGGATACTT GGCCGTTTGCCCAGATTTCTTCTTGGGAAAGGAGCCATGGAGCCCATCACATGACTGGTCCACATTTACAGAATGGCTCGAAAATAAAAAGCCAACCAACATCAACAA AGAGGTGAACCCACTGTTGAGGTTCTTGAAGGAGCAATGTGGCATCAAACACATTGGAGTGGTAGGCTTCTGTTGGGGAGGGACTGCCACACATTATCTGGCCCTGCACAACCCTGAGGTTAAAGCTGGAGTGTCATTTTATG GTATCATACGAGAAGGCGATGACAGGTATGAGCTGAAGAGCCCGACCCTTTTTATCTTTGGGGAGAAGGACAATATCATACCACTGGATCAA GTTAGAGGTCTTGAAGCAAAACTGAAGGAGAAATGTACCATGGATTATCAGGTGAAGATCTTTCCCGGGCAGAACCACGGGTTCGCCCACCGAAAGAGAGAGGACATCAGCCCGGCAGATGAGCCGAGAATTCAGGAGGCTAGAGCTGATATGATCAACTGGCTGAACAAGTACATTTAA
- the cct5 gene encoding T-complex protein 1 subunit epsilon: MSTLGTLAFDEYGRPFIIIKDQDKKTRLTGIDALKSHIMAAKAVASTLRTSLGPNGLDKMMVDRDGEVTVTNDGATILSMMDVDHQIAKLMVELSKSQDDEIGDGTTGVVVLAGALLEEAEQLLDRGIHPIRVSDGYDQAARIAIEQLDKIAETFPCNPNNTEPLIQTAMTTLGSKVINRCHRQMAEIAVNAILTVADMERKDVDFELIKMEGKVGGKLEDTQLIKGVIVDKEFSHPQMPKVLKDVKIAILTCPFEPPKPKTKHKLDVTSVEDYKALQKYEKEKFEEMIKQVKDNGANLAICQWGFDDEANHLLLQSKLPAVRWVGGPEIELIAIATGGRIVPRFSELTPEKLGTAGLVKEISFGTTKDHMLVIQDCKNTRAVTIFIRGGNKMIIDEAKRALHDALCVIRNLVKDNRVVYGGGASEISCALAVNQAADKCPSLEQYAMRSFADALEVIPMALAENSGLNPIQTMAEVRAKQVRDNNPCLGIDCLQNNTNDMKQQHVIETLIGKKQQILLATQVVKMILKIDDIRSPGEYED, encoded by the exons ATGTCAACGTTGGGCACGCTTGCCTTTGATGAATATGGAAGGCCATTTATCATCATTAAAGACCAGGATAAGAAGACAAGGCTAACGGGCATTGACGCACTGAAG TCTCATATCATGGCAGCCAAGGCAGTTGCGTCAACGCTGAGGACATCATTGGGACCTAATG GACTGGACAAGATGATGGTTGACAGAGATGGAGAAGTGACCGTCACTAATGATGGAGCCACTATTCTCAGTATGATGGATGTGGACCATCAGATTGCAAAACTTATGGTGGAACTGTCCAAGTCCCAAGATGATGAGATTGGTGATGGAACCACTGGAGTTGTTG TACTGGCTGGGGCTCTGCTTGAGGAAGCTGAGCAGCTCCTGGACCGTGGAATCCACCCCATCAGGGTCTCTGACGGTTACGACCAGGCCGCACGGATCGCAATCGAGCAGCTTGACAAAATCGCAGAAACCTTCCCCTGCAATCCCAACAACACGGAACCCCTCATTCAGACCGCCATGACAACACTGGGATCGAAAGT CATCAACCGGTGCCACAGACAGATGGCAGAGATTGCAGTGAATGCCATTCTCACCGTGGCTGACATGGAGAGAAAAGACGTTGACTTTGAGCTTATCAAGATGGAGGGTAAGGTGGGAGGCAAGTTGGAGGACACGCAGCTCATCAAGGGTGTCATTGtcgacaaagagttcagtcacCCTCAAATGCCAAAG GTCCTGAAAGATGTTAAAATTGCCATTCTTACCTGCCCGTTTGAGCCCCCTAAGCCCAAGACCAAGCATAAGTTGGATGTTACCTCTGTTGAGGACTACAAAGCTCTCCAGAAATATGAGAAGGAAAAGTTCGAGGAAATGATCAAACAG GTCAAGGACAACGGTGCTAACTTGGCCATCTGCCAGTGGGGCTTTGATGATGAAGCCAACCATCTTCTGCTGCAGAGCAAGTTACCTGCTGTCCGCTGGGTCGGAGGACCTGAGATTGAG TTGATCGCCATCGCCACTGGGGGGCGCATCGTGCCGAGGTTCAGTGAGCTGACTCCAGAGAAGCTCGGCACTGCTGGCCTGGTGAAGGAGATCTCCTTCGGCACCACAAAGGATCACATGCTGGTGATCCAAGACTGCAAAAATACCAGGGCTGTGACCATTTTCATCCGAGGAGGCAACAAAATG ATTATTGATGAGGCCAAGCGTGCGCTCCATGATGCTCTTTGTGTAATTCGTAACCTGGTCAAAGACAACCGTGTTGTCTATGGAGGAGGAGCTTCAGAGATTTCTTGTGCTCTGGCTGTCAATCAGGCTGCTGACAAG TGCCCATCATTGGAGCAGTATGCGATGAGGTCATTTGCAGACGCTTTAGAGGTCATCCCAATGGCGTTGGCTGAGAACAGCGGCCTAAACCCCATCCAGACAATGGCAGAGGTCAGAGCCAAACAGGTCAGAGACAACAACCCGTGCCTGGGCATTGACTGTCTGCAAAACAATACCAACG ACATGAAGCAGCAGCATGTGATTGAGACCCTCATCGGCAAAAAGCAGCAGATCTTGCTGGCCACTCAAGTCGTCAAGATGATCCTCAAGATCGACGATATTCGAAGCCCGGGAGAGTACGAAGACTGA